The genomic interval GGCGGCGAAGATGCTCAGCCAGGCCTTCGGCTACGAGCTGTTCGACGAGCCCGTCATCGACAACCGCTTCCTGCGTGACTACTACGCGGACATGTCGCGCTGGTCCTTCACGCTCCAGCTCGAGTTCCTCATCCGCCGCGTGGAGCACCACGAGCTCATCCACTCGTACCGCCGCAGCTGCGTGCAGGACCGCACGCTGTATGAGGACCCGGAAATCTTCGCCAAGTACCTCCACGGCCTGGGGCACATGACGAACGCGGAGCTGGATTTGTACTACGAGTACTTCCAGCGCCTGTCGCGCCACATCATCCGCCCGGACAAGGTCATCTGCTTCGAAGTGGGCAGCGTGGACGTGCTGTTGGAGCGCATCCGCTCGCGGGGCCGCGAGGAGGAGAAGGGCATCCGGCCGCAGTTCCTGCGAGG from Myxococcus stipitatus carries:
- a CDS encoding deoxynucleoside kinase, producing MPRTTPRPPSPPAAATTKSSKAAAATPEAATPRARNVVKTKVKAPKGRRFVALAGNIGAGKTTAAKMLSQAFGYELFDEPVIDNRFLRDYYADMSRWSFTLQLEFLIRRVEHHELIHSYRRSCVQDRTLYEDPEIFAKYLHGLGHMTNAELDLYYEYFQRLSRHIIRPDKVICFEVGSVDVLLERIRSRGREEEKGIRPQFLRGLNGYYASFPVVLQEKYGVEVMVMDVSRQDIRRGRGREEFLDRVSTFLA